One genomic segment of Gossypium arboreum isolate Shixiya-1 chromosome 3, ASM2569848v2, whole genome shotgun sequence includes these proteins:
- the LOC108474844 gene encoding transcription repressor MYB4-like: MRKPCCDKQDTNKGAWSKQEDEKLINYIRIHGEGCWRTLPQAAGLLRCGKSCRLRWINYLRPDLKRGNFTEDEEDLIIKLHALLGNRWSLIAGRLPGRTDNEVKNYWNSHLRRKLINMGIDPNNHRLITHNHLPRPHDSNSGASIISPASKVPVTDNTNIHPPEKSRGDNDQVSDAASSLEDHKLPDLNLDLTISVSASTVDKVEDDRRKSQKQSKIIEDP; this comes from the exons ATGAGGAAGCCTTGCTGTGATAAGCAAGACACAAATAAAGGGGCATGGTCTAAGCAAGAAGATGAGAAGCTCATCAATTACATTCGAATTCATGGCGAAGGTTGCTGGCGTACTCTCCCTCAGGCTGCAG GGCTCCTTCGATGCGGTAAAAGTTGTAGGCTGAGATGGATAAATTATCTAAGGCCTGACCTTAAAAGAGGCAACTTTACTGAAGATGAAGAGGATCTTATTATCAAGCTTCATGCACTCTTAGGCAACCG GTGGTCGTTGATAGCCGGAAGACTACCTGGAAGAACCGACAACGAGGTGAAGAATTATTGGAACTCTCATCTAAGAAGGAAGCTTATAAACATGGGGATCGATCCCAATAACCATCGTTTGATCACTCACAATCATCTTCCTCGCCCACATGATTCCAATAGTGGTGCAAGTATAATATCTCCTGCTTCAAAAGTTCCAGTCACCGATAATACTAATATTCATCCACCGGAGAAATCCAGAGGTGACAATGATCAAGTTTCGGATGCTGCAAGTTCCCTGGAGGATCATAAGCTCCCTGATTTGAACCTCGATCTCACCATCAGTGTTTCAGCTTCCACCGTTGATAAAGTTGAAGATGATAGACGAAAAAGCCAGAAACAGTCCAAAATAATAGAGGACCCTTAA